One part of the Deltaproteobacteria bacterium genome encodes these proteins:
- a CDS encoding O-antigen ligase family protein: MRGGKNLPREFETGRAVRWLRGAIISMTALFPFVILPGIERPFSTPKIILLGGFVVLAGILALSTGNFRWPTLPRGFLLSLIAWPSTLIISALFGKFVSLETLWLALFSLGWFVLVMALRPKSMHLAMAVTASCTVIAAIALLQYLGFDPFRLFGWATPAYGSPRMRVLGTLGNPNFVAAFLVAGIPLTIHLGKLLKSRALYYLAITLQVAAVFATGSRAAIVALIGALVWIGALGQFARWRLMTAVALTVLLLLPWMPSRSLMNTLEGRFYIWRVTASHLLERPVFGYGPGAFEPKFIEWETAHWLDGLGTSDERKFSGLQAHAHNDYLETIVDSGFAAILSLGFLLGSFFTSAFQIERDASGDLPTGASAGVVALAAVAMVDFPFHRPAELFLLWTLMAIVFLPTGPELAGSPSTSAGRKAGRTAQGIH; this comes from the coding sequence GTGAGAGGTGGAAAGAATCTGCCGAGGGAATTCGAGACCGGAAGGGCTGTACGATGGCTCCGCGGGGCCATAATTTCCATGACGGCTCTTTTCCCTTTTGTTATATTACCGGGGATTGAGCGGCCCTTTTCCACGCCCAAGATTATTCTTCTTGGGGGATTCGTTGTTCTTGCAGGAATCTTGGCCCTGAGCACGGGCAATTTCCGATGGCCCACCCTGCCTCGGGGATTTCTTCTTTCCCTGATCGCTTGGCCTTCTACGTTAATCATTTCAGCCCTGTTCGGGAAATTTGTTTCATTAGAGACCCTTTGGCTGGCCCTGTTCTCTTTGGGGTGGTTCGTACTGGTCATGGCCCTCCGGCCAAAGTCCATGCACTTGGCCATGGCGGTTACCGCATCCTGCACCGTTATCGCTGCCATCGCCTTATTGCAATACCTGGGGTTTGATCCCTTCCGCCTCTTCGGATGGGCAACGCCCGCTTATGGAAGCCCCCGGATGCGCGTGTTAGGAACGCTCGGGAATCCCAATTTTGTGGCCGCCTTTCTTGTGGCCGGGATACCGCTAACCATTCATTTGGGAAAGCTGCTCAAATCTCGGGCCTTATATTACCTGGCCATCACGCTTCAAGTAGCGGCGGTTTTTGCCACAGGCTCACGCGCGGCCATCGTCGCCCTCATTGGCGCCTTGGTTTGGATAGGCGCCCTTGGACAATTTGCGCGCTGGCGGTTGATGACGGCGGTTGCCCTGACCGTGCTCCTTCTGCTTCCATGGATGCCGTCCCGCTCGCTTATGAACACGCTCGAAGGACGCTTCTACATCTGGCGGGTCACAGCTTCCCATCTATTGGAACGCCCGGTGTTTGGATACGGACCGGGGGCGTTTGAGCCAAAATTCATTGAATGGGAAACCGCTCACTGGCTTGACGGCCTGGGCACCTCCGACGAGCGGAAGTTTTCCGGTCTGCAGGCCCATGCCCACAACGACTACCTGGAGACCATCGTGGACAGCGGCTTTGCCGCAATTCTCAGCTTAGGATTCCTGTTGGGATCATTCTTTACTTCCGCTTTTCAAATAGAGAGGGATGCGTCTGGCGATCTTCCGACCGGGGCCTCTGCCGGGGTGGTTGCCCTGGCCGCAGTCGCCATGGTCGACTTCCCGTTCCACCGGCCGGCAGAGCTTTTCCTTCTCTGGACCCTGATGGCGATTGTCTTCTTACCAACCGGGCCTGAACTGGCCGGGAGCCCTTCGACAAGCGCGGGGCGGAAGGCCGGTCGAACGGCACAGGGCATACATTGA
- the purF gene encoding amidophosphoribosyltransferase — translation MEERRPREECGVFAVYGAPEAARITFFGLFALQHRGQESAGINTADGCQVWGHKGMGLASEVFREDTFSKLPGHLAIGHVRYSTTGSSVLSNAQPFLVHHADDYYALGHNGNLINAQALRSELEDKGSIFQSTMDSEVIVHLMAKHLKNGIDEALTKALTQVQGAYSIVMLTKDKVIAARDPRGFRPLSLGELNGGWVIASETCAFDLVGAKYLRDVKPGEIIIIDQAGLHSITPFPQIRHAHCIFELIYFARPDSQVFGENVYMCRKRLGHRLAKEYRPDVDLVMPFPDSGNYAALGYAEESGIPFEMGMIRNHYVGRTFIQPTQPMRDFGVRVKLNPVKPLLFGKRVLIVEDSIIRGTTSRNRVRNLRENGVKEIHMVVSCPPTRHPCPYGIDFSSKGELIAAQQDNVEAITRFIGLDSLNYLSLKGRLKHFDPPLF, via the coding sequence ATGGAAGAGAGAAGACCAAGGGAAGAATGCGGTGTATTCGCTGTTTACGGAGCACCGGAAGCGGCGCGTATCACATTTTTCGGTCTCTTTGCCCTCCAGCATCGTGGACAGGAGAGTGCGGGCATCAACACGGCGGATGGTTGTCAGGTATGGGGACATAAGGGTATGGGCCTGGCATCTGAAGTGTTCCGGGAAGATACCTTCTCTAAGTTGCCCGGTCACTTAGCCATTGGACATGTTCGTTATTCGACAACAGGGTCTTCTGTTCTTTCCAATGCCCAGCCGTTTTTGGTGCATCACGCCGACGACTACTACGCCCTGGGCCACAACGGAAACCTCATTAATGCCCAGGCATTGCGTTCCGAACTCGAAGACAAGGGCTCCATTTTCCAGTCCACGATGGATAGTGAAGTGATCGTTCACCTGATGGCCAAGCATCTAAAAAATGGAATCGATGAAGCCCTGACAAAGGCACTCACCCAGGTTCAGGGAGCATACAGTATCGTGATGCTGACGAAAGACAAAGTGATTGCAGCGCGCGATCCCCGTGGCTTCCGTCCTCTCTCCCTCGGAGAACTCAATGGCGGGTGGGTTATCGCTTCCGAGACCTGCGCATTCGATTTGGTGGGCGCCAAGTACCTGCGCGATGTAAAGCCCGGCGAGATTATTATTATTGACCAGGCAGGATTACACAGCATTACTCCCTTCCCTCAGATAAGACATGCCCATTGTATCTTTGAACTGATCTATTTTGCGCGGCCCGACAGCCAGGTCTTCGGTGAGAATGTGTACATGTGCCGGAAACGTCTGGGACACCGCTTGGCGAAGGAATACAGGCCGGATGTAGACCTTGTCATGCCGTTTCCCGATTCAGGCAACTACGCCGCTTTAGGCTATGCTGAAGAAAGCGGCATTCCCTTTGAGATGGGCATGATCCGCAATCATTATGTGGGGCGCACGTTCATTCAGCCGACCCAGCCCATGAGGGATTTTGGTGTGCGGGTCAAATTAAACCCCGTGAAGCCTTTGCTTTTCGGGAAACGGGTTCTGATTGTGGAAGATTCCATCATCAGGGGAACAACCAGCCGCAACCGTGTCCGTAATCTTCGTGAAAACGGTGTGAAGGAAATCCACATGGTCGTAAGTTGTCCGCCCACACGCCATCCCTGTCCGTACGGGATTGATTTTTCGTCGAAAGGTGAGCTTATCGCCGCGCAGCAGGATAATGTTGAAGCTATTACCCGGTTCATCGGGCTGGATAGCCTGAACTACCTGTCTTTGAAAGGCAGACTTAAGCACTTTGACCCCCCTCTTTTCTAA
- the carB gene encoding carbamoyl-phosphate synthase large subunit, which produces MPKRNDLKKILIIGSGPIIISQACEFDYSGTQACKALKEEGYQVVLINSNPATIMTDPETADRTYVEPITPEAVAKIIAKERPDALLPTLGGQTGLNTAVTVAENGVLEQYGVEMIGASLEVIQKAEDREKFRDAMERIGLRVPRSGFAKNMDEVFAVATHIGFPLIIRPSFTLGGTGSGVVYNREELAELAKVGLAASMIHEIMLEESVLGWKEYELEVMRDRADNVVIICSIENFDPMGIHTGESITVAPAQTLTDVEYQRMRDAAIAIMREIGVETGGSNVQFAVDPQNGDMVVVEMNPRVSRSSALASKATGFPIAKIAAKLAVGYTLDEIPNDITRETMASFEPTIDYCVVKIPRWTFEKFPETEDVLTTSMKSVGETMSIGRTFKEALQKAVRSLEIGRFGLKAALPAEIGNAGEFLSSQLKTPNSLRLFYIAAAFYHGMSTEEISRLTLIDPWFLNQIQTIVEAEKLLETTPPSVEVLREAKQMGFSDRYLGELWKISEADIREMRFRENILPVFKLVDTCAAEFEAYTPYYYSTYEVEDEARPSSKPKVVILGGGPNRIGQGIEFDYCCVHASFALREEGYESIMVNSNPETVSTDYDTSDKLFFEPVTLEDVLHILKTENPLGVIVQFGGQTPLNLAKALEASGARILGTSPDAIDRAENRERFQEIVKRLDLKQPDNDTVTDINGALKAARRIGYPVLVRPSYVLGGRSMEIVYDQESLKQFMEKAIAASPDHPILIDKFLEDAIEVDVDAICDGTDTVIGGIMEHIEEAGIHSGDSACVLPPITFSKELLETIEKQTKLIARELGVIGLMNIQYAVKDGILYVLEVNPRASRTVPFVSKAIGVPLAKLATKVMLGKSLKELGFTKTIWPEHISVKEAVFPFNRFPNVDVLLGPEMKSTGEVMGIDRSFGMAFAKAQMAAGFRLPLEGGVFISVNDVHKDKIVPVARSFYNMGFSIMATRGTAAHLQRHGITTETILKVSEGRPHIVDRIKNGDIQVVINTSVGRRSTFDAYHIRRGALIYNVLYTTTIAGARALTEAVMALKKEPWEVFPLQDYHSGIKRDMGQG; this is translated from the coding sequence ATGCCGAAAAGAAACGACCTGAAAAAAATCCTTATCATTGGTTCCGGGCCGATTATTATCAGCCAGGCCTGCGAATTTGACTATTCCGGCACGCAGGCATGTAAGGCGCTGAAAGAAGAGGGTTACCAGGTCGTCCTGATCAACAGCAATCCGGCGACAATAATGACTGATCCCGAAACGGCGGACAGGACGTATGTGGAACCGATCACGCCGGAGGCCGTGGCAAAGATCATTGCCAAGGAACGTCCCGATGCCCTTCTTCCAACGCTGGGTGGACAGACAGGTCTGAACACTGCTGTCACTGTTGCGGAAAACGGTGTGCTGGAGCAATACGGCGTGGAGATGATCGGCGCATCTCTCGAGGTAATCCAAAAAGCGGAGGACCGCGAGAAATTCCGCGACGCCATGGAACGGATAGGACTCAGGGTACCCAGAAGCGGATTTGCGAAAAATATGGATGAAGTATTTGCAGTCGCTACACATATTGGATTCCCTCTCATTATTCGTCCCTCTTTTACCCTTGGCGGTACGGGAAGCGGTGTCGTCTATAACAGGGAGGAGCTTGCGGAACTCGCCAAGGTTGGACTGGCCGCCAGCATGATCCATGAAATCATGCTGGAAGAATCAGTTCTGGGGTGGAAAGAATATGAACTCGAGGTGATGCGAGACAGGGCGGACAACGTCGTCATTATCTGTTCCATAGAAAATTTTGATCCCATGGGCATTCACACCGGCGAGTCGATTACGGTTGCCCCTGCCCAGACCCTGACCGATGTGGAGTATCAGCGGATGAGGGATGCAGCCATCGCCATCATGCGGGAAATCGGTGTGGAAACCGGCGGATCGAACGTGCAGTTCGCTGTAGATCCCCAAAACGGAGACATGGTTGTTGTCGAAATGAATCCCCGTGTGTCGCGGTCTTCCGCCCTTGCCTCCAAGGCAACAGGTTTTCCCATAGCAAAAATTGCCGCAAAACTTGCCGTCGGCTACACACTTGACGAGATTCCCAATGATATTACCAGGGAAACGATGGCATCCTTTGAACCGACCATTGACTACTGCGTTGTTAAAATTCCCCGCTGGACGTTTGAAAAATTTCCGGAAACCGAAGACGTGCTGACGACGTCCATGAAATCGGTAGGAGAGACCATGTCCATCGGCCGTACTTTTAAAGAGGCGCTCCAGAAGGCGGTTCGCTCACTGGAAATCGGCCGATTCGGTTTGAAAGCAGCTTTACCGGCGGAAATCGGCAATGCCGGGGAATTCTTGTCTTCTCAATTAAAGACGCCGAACTCCCTGAGACTGTTTTATATCGCCGCCGCCTTTTACCACGGCATGAGCACTGAAGAAATATCCCGTTTGACCTTGATCGACCCCTGGTTTCTGAACCAGATACAGACTATTGTTGAGGCGGAAAAGCTTCTCGAGACGACACCGCCTTCGGTTGAGGTATTGCGGGAAGCCAAGCAGATGGGTTTTTCTGATCGATATCTTGGCGAGCTCTGGAAAATATCTGAAGCCGATATCCGCGAGATGCGCTTTCGTGAAAATATCCTGCCCGTTTTCAAGCTTGTCGATACCTGTGCCGCTGAATTCGAGGCCTATACACCTTACTATTACTCTACATATGAGGTTGAAGATGAAGCGCGGCCCTCTTCGAAACCAAAGGTGGTGATCCTGGGTGGGGGCCCCAACCGCATCGGTCAGGGGATCGAATTCGATTACTGCTGTGTGCATGCATCGTTTGCCCTTCGTGAAGAGGGGTATGAAAGCATTATGGTGAATTCAAACCCGGAAACGGTGAGCACCGACTACGATACATCGGATAAGCTGTTTTTTGAGCCGGTAACCCTGGAAGATGTCCTTCATATCCTGAAGACGGAAAATCCTCTGGGGGTAATCGTACAGTTCGGAGGACAGACTCCCCTCAATCTTGCCAAGGCTCTGGAGGCCTCGGGGGCAAGGATACTGGGGACATCTCCCGATGCGATAGACCGCGCCGAAAACAGAGAGCGTTTTCAGGAAATTGTTAAACGTTTGGACCTTAAGCAACCGGACAACGACACCGTAACGGATATCAATGGAGCGCTCAAGGCAGCCCGGAGGATCGGTTACCCCGTCCTGGTCAGGCCTTCCTACGTCCTGGGAGGGCGATCCATGGAGATTGTGTATGATCAGGAATCTTTGAAACAATTTATGGAGAAGGCAATTGCTGCTTCTCCGGATCATCCTATACTGATCGATAAATTTCTCGAGGACGCCATAGAAGTCGATGTGGACGCCATCTGCGACGGTACGGATACCGTCATCGGAGGCATCATGGAACATATTGAAGAAGCGGGTATCCATTCCGGAGACAGCGCCTGTGTGCTGCCGCCTATCACGTTTTCAAAGGAACTCCTTGAGACAATTGAGAAGCAGACAAAACTGATCGCCCGGGAACTGGGAGTGATCGGTCTGATGAACATTCAGTATGCTGTAAAAGACGGCATTCTTTATGTACTGGAGGTTAATCCGCGTGCATCCCGGACTGTTCCCTTTGTCAGCAAGGCTATCGGCGTACCCCTTGCCAAACTGGCAACCAAGGTAATGCTGGGGAAATCCTTAAAGGAATTGGGATTCACGAAGACCATATGGCCGGAACATATCTCTGTAAAAGAGGCAGTCTTCCCCTTCAACCGGTTTCCAAACGTGGATGTACTCCTGGGTCCTGAAATGAAGTCCACGGGTGAAGTGATGGGAATTGACCGTTCTTTTGGAATGGCCTTTGCCAAAGCACAGATGGCCGCCGGTTTCCGCCTGCCCCTTGAAGGGGGTGTATTTATCAGTGTAAATGATGTACATAAGGATAAAATTGTGCCCGTCGCCCGTTCGTTTTACAATATGGGTTTCTCTATAATGGCCACCCGTGGTACGGCGGCCCACCTGCAGAGACACGGCATCACGACGGAGACCATTCTCAAGGTGAGCGAAGGCCGTCCCCACATTGTAGATCGCATTAAAAATGGTGATATTCAAGTGGTTATCAATACGAGCGTTGGACGCAGGTCAACTTTTGACGCCTATCACATTCGACGAGGCGCGCTCATCTACAATGTACTCTACACAACGACCATTGCCGGGGCAAGAGCCCTGACCGAGGCTGTTATGGCATTGAAAAAGGAACCGTGGGAGGTATTTCCACTCCAGGATTATCATTCCGGAATAAAAAGGGACATGGGTCAGGGATAA
- the guaA gene encoding glutamine-hydrolyzing GMP synthase, whose product MILIIDFGSQYNQLIARRVREHHVYCQIEPPEIDIKKIKSLHPEGIILSGGPASIYEKGSPRADRGIFGLGIPVLGICYGMQFMVDALGGKVIGAEKREYGFAELSIKDLSGIFSCVDKETRCWMSHGDSIGALPKGFKTTASTPNTKIAAAENASKRLYGLQFHPEVVHTPEGKKMLENFLFHICNCKKSWTMKSFARDTIAEIRAQVGGNKVILGLSGGVDSSVAAVLLHQAIGRQLHCVFVDNGVLREGEAQKVQDVFRKHFQINLRFARAKKLFLDRLKGVEDPEKKRKIIGRTFIEVFEKEARRIKDVKFLAQGTLYPDLIESRSAFGGPSAVIKSHHNVGGLPKKMRLSLVEPLKHLFKDEVRMLGKELGMSDEQVWRQPFPGPGLAIRIIGEVTEKRLAILRKADVILMDEIRAANFYRKLWQSFAVLLPIKSVGIMGDQRTYENILSIRAVTSDDAMTADWAKLPHDLLGKISNRIINEVRGVNRVVYDISSKPPSTIEWE is encoded by the coding sequence ATGATTCTGATCATTGATTTTGGCTCTCAGTACAACCAGCTCATTGCCCGGCGTGTTCGCGAGCACCATGTATACTGCCAGATAGAGCCTCCGGAAATTGACATCAAAAAAATTAAATCTCTCCACCCGGAGGGTATTATTCTGTCCGGAGGCCCCGCAAGCATCTATGAGAAAGGGAGCCCGCGGGCAGACAGGGGTATCTTTGGCCTGGGTATTCCCGTATTGGGTATCTGTTACGGCATGCAATTTATGGTTGATGCCCTTGGCGGAAAAGTTATCGGAGCTGAAAAGCGGGAATACGGATTTGCCGAACTCAGCATCAAAGACCTGTCAGGCATTTTCTCTTGTGTGGATAAGGAAACCCGGTGCTGGATGAGCCACGGAGACTCCATCGGCGCCCTGCCGAAGGGTTTTAAAACCACGGCATCCACCCCAAATACGAAGATCGCTGCTGCAGAAAACGCATCGAAGCGATTATACGGATTGCAGTTTCACCCGGAGGTTGTCCATACGCCTGAAGGGAAAAAAATGCTGGAGAACTTTCTTTTTCACATTTGCAACTGCAAGAAAAGCTGGACAATGAAATCTTTTGCCCGGGACACCATCGCAGAGATTCGCGCCCAGGTTGGAGGGAACAAGGTGATACTGGGTTTGAGCGGCGGCGTGGATTCATCGGTTGCGGCCGTCCTCCTCCATCAGGCCATCGGCCGTCAGCTGCACTGTGTTTTTGTGGATAACGGTGTTCTTCGGGAAGGCGAGGCGCAGAAGGTTCAGGATGTTTTCCGAAAACATTTCCAGATCAACCTGCGATTTGCCCGTGCAAAGAAGCTTTTTTTGGACAGGCTGAAGGGCGTTGAAGACCCGGAAAAGAAAAGAAAGATTATCGGCCGTACCTTCATAGAAGTTTTTGAAAAGGAGGCCCGGCGGATCAAGGATGTCAAATTCCTTGCCCAGGGGACCCTCTATCCCGATCTCATTGAATCCCGCTCGGCCTTCGGCGGGCCAAGCGCGGTGATCAAATCCCACCATAACGTGGGCGGCCTCCCGAAAAAGATGCGTCTGTCCCTGGTGGAGCCCCTCAAACACCTCTTCAAGGACGAAGTCCGTATGCTGGGCAAGGAGTTGGGGATGTCCGATGAACAGGTCTGGCGGCAACCATTTCCCGGTCCGGGTCTGGCTATCCGCATCATCGGGGAGGTTACGGAAAAACGGCTGGCTATCCTGCGCAAGGCCGACGTGATCCTCATGGATGAGATCCGGGCGGCGAATTTCTACCGCAAGCTGTGGCAGTCCTTTGCCGTCCTCCTGCCGATCAAGAGCGTTGGGATTATGGGGGATCAACGGACCTACGAAAATATTCTGTCGATACGGGCGGTCACCAGTGACGATGCCATGACGGCAGACTGGGCGAAACTACCCCATGACCTTTTAGGTAAGATTTCCAACCGCATCATCAATGAGGTCAGAGGCGTGAACCGGGTAGTCTATGATATCAGCTCCAAGCCGCCCAGCACGATTGAGTGGGAATAA
- the carA gene encoding glutamine-hydrolyzing carbamoyl-phosphate synthase small subunit, which produces MSMLRRQRPALLVLEDGSTYHGYAFAGSGETLGEVVFNTGMTGYQEVITDPSYKGQIVTMTYPLIGNYGINPEDMESDGIHLEGFIVKEYQPYPSNWRSRTSLKEFLESHGKLGVEGIDTRALTRRIRLEGAMRGILSTEMKDIDLLLQRVRAYPGLVGRDLIKEVTCKQPYRWQDGAPQLLPLQGLSKSSIAAKSGKGEHRLLVVVIDCGVKYNILRNLERLGCEVLVVPATTSGKEILSCSPDGVLLSNGPGDPAALPYIVEATEHILGKVPIFGICLGHQILGQALGGRTEKLKFGHHGVNQPVKNIRSGRIEITSQNHGFVVVPESLPGNLDMTYDNLNDNTSEGMCSPELNAFSVQYHPEAAPGPHDVNYLFEQFVSLMKINKEPSL; this is translated from the coding sequence ATGTCCATGTTAAGGCGGCAACGCCCAGCTCTGTTGGTTTTGGAAGATGGGAGCACGTACCATGGTTATGCCTTTGCAGGGTCCGGCGAGACACTGGGAGAGGTTGTCTTCAATACGGGAATGACCGGTTACCAGGAAGTTATTACAGACCCGTCCTACAAAGGACAGATTGTAACCATGACCTATCCTTTGATCGGTAATTACGGGATAAACCCGGAAGATATGGAATCCGACGGTATCCACCTGGAAGGATTTATCGTCAAGGAGTATCAGCCGTATCCGAGTAACTGGCGCAGCCGGACGAGTTTGAAAGAGTTTCTTGAGTCTCATGGTAAGCTGGGTGTCGAAGGTATCGACACGAGGGCACTCACCCGCCGCATTCGCCTGGAGGGAGCCATGCGCGGGATTCTTTCCACCGAAATGAAGGATATTGACCTCTTACTGCAGCGTGTCCGCGCATATCCCGGCCTTGTCGGTCGGGACCTTATAAAAGAGGTTACCTGCAAGCAACCGTATCGATGGCAGGATGGTGCGCCTCAATTACTCCCATTACAAGGTTTGTCAAAATCTTCCATAGCAGCAAAGTCAGGTAAAGGTGAACATCGGTTGCTCGTTGTTGTCATCGATTGCGGTGTCAAATATAATATCCTGCGAAACCTTGAGAGATTGGGTTGTGAAGTCCTGGTTGTTCCGGCAACAACGTCTGGAAAGGAGATTTTATCATGCAGCCCGGATGGTGTTTTGCTTTCCAATGGACCGGGAGATCCGGCGGCATTACCCTATATTGTTGAAGCAACAGAGCATATCCTGGGAAAGGTTCCCATCTTCGGTATCTGCCTTGGACACCAGATTTTAGGACAAGCTTTAGGTGGAAGGACAGAGAAGCTGAAGTTCGGGCATCACGGGGTAAACCAGCCCGTAAAAAACATCCGGTCAGGACGGATTGAAATCACATCGCAGAATCACGGTTTCGTAGTAGTCCCGGAATCTCTCCCCGGCAACCTGGACATGACCTATGATAACCTGAATGATAACACATCGGAAGGAATGTGCTCCCCGGAGTTAAATGCATTCAGCGTGCAATATCATCCGGAAGCGGCGCCGGGGCCCCACGACGTAAACTATCTGTTTGAACAGTTTGTATCTCTCATGAAAATAAATAAGGAACCATCCCTATGA
- a CDS encoding gamma-glutamyl-gamma-aminobutyrate hydrolase family protein (Members of this family of hydrolases with an active site Cys residue belong to MEROPS family C26.), with amino-acid sequence MIHALYHAPTETLGLIKTCLDKRGMDVAEHHLYAGCQIPPFTHEIEALIVMGGPMNVNETHLYSFLDTEVKLIKQATLAGRPVLGICLGAQLIAKALGSRVYPNSVREVGWRPIELLPEARTDRLLSEAPQTFDVLHWHGDTFDLPPGAVHLAKSHNCVHQAFRWGPLTWGLQFHLEVTPEMIETWVQGEESVSYIRGAGEAPQAIVEKTPTSCSTLRPLAEQIFSSFLDAI; translated from the coding sequence ATGATTCACGCTCTTTATCATGCTCCGACAGAAACCCTGGGACTTATCAAAACCTGCCTCGATAAAAGAGGCATGGACGTAGCAGAACATCACTTATACGCAGGATGCCAGATTCCCCCTTTCACACATGAGATCGAAGCCCTCATTGTTATGGGCGGGCCGATGAATGTTAATGAAACGCACCTCTATTCATTTCTGGATACTGAAGTGAAACTTATCAAACAAGCAACGCTGGCTGGACGGCCTGTATTGGGTATTTGTCTGGGCGCCCAGTTAATAGCAAAAGCCCTCGGTTCCCGCGTCTACCCAAACAGTGTTCGGGAGGTTGGATGGCGCCCAATTGAACTCCTTCCGGAAGCACGCACAGACAGGCTCCTTTCGGAAGCCCCACAGACATTCGATGTTCTTCACTGGCATGGCGACACCTTTGATCTTCCCCCAGGCGCCGTACACTTGGCCAAATCACATAATTGTGTTCACCAGGCCTTTCGCTGGGGCCCTTTAACCTGGGGACTGCAATTCCATCTGGAAGTCACCCCTGAGATGATCGAGACTTGGGTTCAAGGCGAAGAATCTGTTTCCTATATACGTGGCGCCGGGGAGGCCCCCCAGGCGATCGTCGAAAAAACACCGACCTCGTGTTCAACCCTTCGGCCTTTGGCGGAACAAATCTTTTCCTCGTTCCTTGATGCTATTTGA
- a CDS encoding P-II family nitrogen regulator, whose product MLKKIEAIIREDKVNDVKDALIEIGIVGLNIFEIRGHGRQGGIKLSGRAGTYMVDMLPKIQVNIILSEHNLEETIQAILKAAYTGEPGDGLIFVYPVDEVIRIRTRERGQDAVMYPGDIDEKKGRGKAMGV is encoded by the coding sequence ATGCTGAAAAAGATTGAAGCCATAATTCGTGAAGATAAGGTCAACGATGTAAAGGATGCCCTGATTGAAATTGGCATTGTGGGGTTAAATATATTTGAAATCCGGGGACATGGCCGCCAGGGCGGCATTAAGCTGTCAGGCCGTGCCGGCACCTACATGGTAGACATGCTGCCCAAGATACAGGTTAACATTATTTTAAGCGAACACAACCTGGAAGAAACGATTCAAGCCATTCTCAAAGCCGCCTATACGGGCGAACCCGGTGATGGACTTATTTTTGTCTATCCCGTGGATGAGGTAATTCGCATCCGCACCCGTGAACGGGGACAGGATGCAGTGATGTATCCCGGCGATATTGATGAAAAAAAAGGCCGGGGCAAGGCTATGGGCGTTTAA